In Sulfurihydrogenibium sp., the genomic stretch CATCTTTTTTATAAACTTTAATACTTTCCTGAATTTCTGATATATCAATAACTTTTGAACCTTGAATTATTGGAACCTCAACCATAGCTTCTGCTTTATAAGCCTTTGGCATAAATATTGAAACTAAAATAGCTAATACAGTAGTTAATGCAGTAATTCCAAGTATTGTCCATCTTTGTTCATAGAGTTTCTGAAACAGTTCAAATAAATCAATTTCATCACTACATGCATTGTTTTGCTCCATTTTCAACCTCTCAAAGTATTTTTTAATTATTATTTTATCATAAACATGTTGTCTTATATCAAATCATTTGGTGTCTTTCTGCCAAGATATGTTTTATCAAAGTCAGAATCAAAGCTTACAATGGTTAAACCAAACTTTTCTGCCACTATATACTGATAAGCATCGTAAAAATCAAAATTGAGCTTTTTCAGTCATCCATTCTAAGGCTTTATGCTGTAATTCAACAGAAGTATATTTATCTTTAAATTCAGATAGCCCGCATGCCCATGAAAGAGTTGGTTTTTTCTTTTCTGCTTCCTCTCTTTTTCTTTTTTCTAACAAAAATAATGTAAAATCTTCAACTTCTT encodes the following:
- a CDS encoding DUF2281 domain-containing protein; its protein translation is MQEAKKLEVIIKELPEDLRKEVEDFTLFLLEKRKREEAEKKKPTLSWACGLSEFKDKYTSVELQHKALEWMTEKAQF